The genomic stretch GCGCTGTTCGAGCGCCTGACCCCACAGCCTGCCTAAGGAAGACCCATGCGTGCCATCCGTTGCCTGACCCTGCTGCTGGCGCTGTTCGCCCCGGCTGCCTTCGCCGAAGGCCTGTATCAGGTAGAAATGATTCTGGTGCGGCAGAACAGCGTGCCCGCCTTCACCAGCCCGTTCGCCCCCGAAGACTGGAGCGCCGGCGCCCCACGCCTGACCAAGGACGCCGAGCGCCCCCCAGCACTGGAAGATGAAGCCACCCGCCTGGAAGCCACCGCCGACTACACGGTGCTGATGCACAAGGCCTGGCAGCAGCAGGTGGGCAGCGAACCCAGCCGCATCGCCGTGGGCGAAGGCACCGAACAGTTCGGGCACTTCCCTATCGAAGGCAACCTGAGCATCGCTGAAGGCCGCTTCATCACCGTCGAGGCCAACTTCTGGGTCAACCAGCTGGATGGCAACGGCAACGTGCTGCAAAGCGAGCAGTTCAGGCAAAGCAACAGCAACGTCAAGGGCGGCCAGCTGACCTTTCTCGACGGCGGGCACCTGGCGGTACTGCTGAAGGTGACACCACCGGGTACGCCGAAAATGCCGGTGATGGACCCGGAGATGATGGAGCAGTAGGCCAATGAAGCACGATGCCGCCGAGATGGTGAACGCTTATCCGAACTGGATTCAATCGTTCAGCAAAGCTGCCCTGCAGCGCGGTGAGCGGTATGCCGAGGAAGGCAGGGCCGAACTGGAAGGCGTGTATGGGCAGACCATCACCGCCAATTGCCAGGGGAGCGGCAACAACCACTACCGGCAACGCATCGAGCTGCACGTTGCGGGCGGCCGCTGCCATGTGCGCGGTGAATGCGATTGCCCGGTACGGCAAAACTGCAAGCATTGCGCCGCTGTACTCTTCTGCGTGAGCGACCGCTTTTCCAGTAGCGGGGGCATGCAAGCCAACCCGGGCACCCTGTCCGCCGAACTGCAGCACTGGTTGAGCGGCCTGGAGCAGGCCCCACCCAAAACTGACGCGACCGAAGACAAACGCGGGCGCATGGTGTGCTATCAGCTGCAGCTCACCGATGATGCTGGCTGCGCCCTGCTTGTCCGCAAAGGCACGCGAACGGAAGACGGCATCCGCTTCAGCCGCGTCCAGTCACTTTACGACTTTCTCTACGAACCACCGCGCTTCGTAACAGACGAAGACATCCGCATTCTGCGCCTGCTCTCGGCCCTGAATCAGGGCGGCGGCCAAGATCGCGGTTACAAACTGAAGGGCCACGAAGGTGGCGAGTTGTTCCAGCGCGCCCTCGAAACCGGGCGAATGTTCTTCGATACCGACTTCCCCCCGCTTCATGAAGGCCCGGTGCGCCATGCCGAGTTTCGCTGGGTACGCCTGGACAACGGAAACTACCGGGGGCGGTGGTACAGCGGCGAAGAAATGCTGCGCCGCGTCATCCCGCTGCTGCCGCTTTACTACCTGAACCTGCCGACCCGTGAAGTGGGCAAAGTCGAGCACAGCCTGGATCCGCATGTCGCCGTGCAGTTGACTATCGCACCCGATGTACCGGAACACCTGGTCGTCCCCCTGAGCCACAAGCTCAATGCCCTCAGCCACAAGGTGCCGACCCCGACGCAAGTGCAGGAGCAGTTGCTCGATAACATCCAGCCAAAGCCCCTTCTTGCTCTCGGCAGCCTCGAATACACCGCCTACATGCCGAAAACCGGTCGCATGCAACGGCAGATGCAACATCGCGCCGCATTGGCGTTCGATTATGACGGCTTGCAGGCCAGCGGCACCGATGAAAAGCCACTGACCCGCCTGGCAGGCAGCACCAGCCAGCACATTCGCCGCCAGACTCAAGCCGAGCAGGCATTGCGCCAGATGCTGCGCGATTTCGGCTTCAAACCTGCCACACGGCAGAGCAAGGCACTACCCGACAGCGCCGGCGAAATGCATCAATTGCCAGACGACGAAGCCTGGTTGCGCTTTGCCCGCGAAGGCCTGCCGCGCCTGCGCGAAGCCGGCTGGGACATCGACATTCACCGCGACTTCGCCTTCAACCTTCAGGAGGTGGACGACTGGTATGCAACCATCGACGAAGCGCCCGGCCATGAATGGTTCGACCTGGAACTAGGCATTGTGGTCGATGGCCAACGCCACAGCCTGCTGCCGATCGTATTGCACCTGCTGCGCAGCAGCCCGGAGCTGCTACGCCCTAGCGAACTGGCCCGGCGCAGTGACGATGAGCACCTGCTGATCGACCTCAACCGCGGCCGTCCCGATGCCCCCGCCTTGCGCGTCGCCCTGCCCTACGGCCGCATCAAGGCAGTCATGGGCACCCTGGGCGAGCTCTACTTGCACGAGGACACGGCAGGCCCGTCCCTGCGCATGGAGCGCGCCGACGCCGCGCGCCTGAACGAAATCGAAGGCCTGCCCCTGCACTGGGAAGGTGGCGAGCATGTACGCGATCTGGGCCGCCGCCTGCGCGATGCCCGCGACCTGCAGGTAGAACCGCCCACCGGGTTGCAGGCCAGCTTGCGCCCCTATCAGCAGCAAGGCCTGAACTGGCTGCAGGCCTTGCGCGAAATGGGTACCGGCGGCATCCTCGGCGACGACATGGGCCTGGGCAAGACCCTGCAGACCCTGGCCCATCTGCTGCTGGAGAAGCAATCCGGGCGCCTGAGTACACCGGCCCTGGCGGTCATGCCAACCAGCCTCATACCCAACTGGCTGGACGAAGCCCAGCGCTTCGCGCCCGGCCTGCGCGTACTGGCCCTGCATGGGCCGGGGCGCAGCAAGCACTTCTCCAAGCTCCATGAGTACGACCTGGTCCTGACCACTTACGCCCTGATACCACGCGACCTCGAACAGTTGCGCCCCCAGGCCTGGCACATGCTGATACTGGACGAGGCGCAAAACATCAAGAGCAGCAGCAGCAAGGCCGCCCTCGCCGTCTGCGAGCTACAGGCCGGCCAGCGCCTGTGCCTGACCGGCACGCCGATGGAAAACAACCTGGGCGAACTGTGGTCGATCTTCCACTTTCTGATGCCCGGCTGGCTGGGCGACCTGAAGCGCTTCAACCAGGATTACCGCAACCCGATCGAACGTCACGGTGACAGCGAGCGCATGGCCCACCTGGCCAGCCGCATCCGGCCGTTCCTGCTGCGCCGCACCAAAGAGCAGGTGGCCACAGAGCTGCCGGCCAAGACCGAGATGGTGCACTGGGTCGAGCTCAGTGACGCCCAGCGCGATACCTACGAGGCCGTGCGAGTAGCCATGGACCAGAAAGTCCGCGACGAAATCGCCCGCAATGGCGCCGCACGCAGCCAGATCGTGATCCTCGATGCGTTGCTCAAGCTGCGCCAGGTGTGCTGCGACCTGCGCCTGGTCAAGGGGGTGGAAAGCAAAGGCAACCAGGCCGACAAGGGCAAGCTGGGTGCGCTGCTGGAAATGCTCGAAGAACTGCTCAGCGAAGGGCGCCGGGTGTTGTTGTTCTCACAGTTCACCTCAATGCTGGCGCTGATCGAGCAGGAGCTCGAGAAGCGCAAGATCCGCTACAGCCTGCTGACCGGTGACACTCGCGACCGTCGCACGCCAGTGCAGCAGTTTCAGCAAGGTAACAGCGAAGTGTTCCTGATCAGCCTGAAGGCGGGGGGCGTAGGCTTGAACCTGACGGCGGCGGACACCGTGATCCACTTCGACCCCTGGTGGAACCCGGCCAGCGAAAACCAAGCTACTGACCGAGCCTACCGCATCGGTCAGGACAAGCCGGTGTTCGTGTTCAAGCTGATTACCCGGGGCACGGTGGAGGAGAAGATCCAGCTGCTGCAGCAGGAAAAGGCAGCATTGGCCGCCAGCCTGCTGGACGGCGGGCAGGCTGGGCAGTGGCGGCTTGGCGATGAAGAAATCGAGGCCCTGTTTGCGCCATTGCCCGGAAAACGCGGGCGATAGATCGAAAACGGATACAGCCCGCGCGGGCCTCTTCGCGGGCAAGCCCGCTCCTACAGGCACTGCACTGCCCCAGATGGCGATGCGGTAACTGTGGGAGCGAAGAGGCCAGCGCAATCAATCGACCAACTGAGCTTCCTTCAACGCCCCCAGCGCCTCCAGCCAGCGCGGCTGCTGGCGATAATCGGTTCGTGCAAAACCTTGCCCGCGCATCCGCGCAATCCGCGGCGACGGCTTGACCTTCATGCGCTGCGCCGCACTCAGCGCCAGCTCCGCCGCCGCCCGGTCATTGCACACCAGGCCCATGTCACAACCGGCGCTCAGCGCCGCCTCGATACGGCTGGCCGCGTCGCCCACCACATGCGCACCGGCCATCGACAGGTCATCACTGAAGATCACCCCGTCAAAGCCCAGCTCGCCACGCAAGATGTCCTGTAACCAACGCCGCGAGAAGCCGGCTGGCTGGTTATCGACCTGCGGGTAAATGACATGCGCCGGCATCACTGCCGCAAGCTGCCCACTCAGGCGGGTAAACGGCACCAGGTCGGCCTGGCGCAGTTGTTCCAGGCTGCGCTCATCGGTGGGGATAGCCACGTGCGAATCGGCTTCGGCCCAACCATGCCCCGGGAAATGCTTGCCACAAGCGGCCATACCCGCCGCATTCATGCCACGGATGAACGCGCCGGCCAGTCGCGTTGCACGCAGCGGGTCACCCTCGAACGCGCGGCTGCCCACCACGGCGCTACGCTGGTGGTCCAGGTCGAGCACCGGAGCAAAGCTGAGGTCCAGACCAACTGCCAGTACCTCGGTCGCCATCAGCCAGCCGCACTGCTCAGCCAGGTATTCAGCATTGTCGTTATCGGCCAGCGCACGCATGGCCGGCAGGCGCACGAAGCCCTGGCGCAGTCGTTGTACGCGACCACCCTCCTGGTCCACTGCCAGGATCAGTTCGGGGCGAATGGCGCGGATGGACGCGCACAGTTCGCGCACCTGGCGCGGGCTGTCGATATTGCGGGCAAAGATGATCAGGCCAGCCACTTCGGGCTGGCGCAGCAATTGACGGTCTTCGGCGGTCAGCCATTTACCGGCGATATCCACCATCAGGGAGCCTTGCAGGCTGACAGTCATGGGTAATCCTTCATTGAAGACAGAGAGAGGCCCAATCGGGGGCAGCAGACACCCACAGGCACGCGCCGCTGGCCACAGGCGAAGCCATGAGAGCACTGGTCAGCGAGGGAAATGTGAAGTAGATCGAGATCGGGCATGGGCGCTAGCTTAGCGGAAGCGCCCTGCCACGCCCAGCCTTCAGGCCTTGGCGGTAGCCGAGCTGGTCTTTGTTCGCGGGCGCAGCTGCGCAGTTGCCATCGCCTCGTCGGTCACACCGCTGTCAGCGCGCATGCCTGCCGCCAGGAACGGCACCATCAGGCGCATCACCTGCTCGATCGAAGTGTTGATGCCGAAGTCGGTCTCGGCAATCGCCCGCAAGGCCTTGATACCGGACATGCTGAAGGCCGCGGCACCCAGCATGAAGTGCACACGCCAGAACAGTTCCAGTGGCGGAATGCGTGGCGCAGCCTCGTTCACAAGCAGCATGTAGCGGCGGAACACCTTGCCGTACATGTCTTCCAGATAACGCCGCAGGTGACCCTGGCTCTGGCTGAACGCCAGACCCAGCAGGCGCATGAAGATCGACAGGTCGTTGTTGCTACGCGGCTGCACGGCCAACGCCTGCTCTACGAGCATTTCCAGCAGTTCTTCGAGGCTGGGCTTGTGCTCCGGCTTGGCCTGGCGCCGCTCCAGTTCACGCTCGAGACTGGCGCAGAACGGGCCAAGGAAACGCGAGAAAACAGCCTGGATCAGCGCCTTCTTGGAGCCGAAATGATAGTTGACTGCCGCCAGGTTGACCCCGGCCTTGCTGGTAATCAGCCGCAACGAGGTTTCGGCGAACCCCCTTTCCGCGAACAGCTGCTCGGCAGCATCGAGAATGCGTTCAACGGTTTCCGATTGGGCCATGACTACTCCGACTACTCCGCCAGACAAACAGGTGTTTGAAACATACGTTTCAGCCCTGCGTCTGTCAAGGCTCGGTGACTGGGCGGTCGCCATTTAAAAGGCGCAAGCTGGAAGCTGCAAGCATCAAATAACAGCAACACCGGCCGGATATCACGAAATCGCTTCTGGGGTGACTGAGATCGGATGGACTGCCGTTTCGCCCTTTCTTGCAGCTTGGAGCTTGCAGCGGGCCCGACACTGTATATAATCCCAGTCACTGTACAAAAAGACAGAGCGCTTACCATGTTGAAACTGACGCCACGCCAAGCCGAAATTCTCGCGTTCATCAAGCGCTGCCTGGAAGACAACGGCTTCCCGCCCACCCGCGCGGAGATTGCTCAGGAGCTGGGCTTCAAGTCGCCCAATGCCGCCGAGGAGCACCTCAAGGCGCTTGCCCGCAAGGGCGCGATCGAAATGACGCCGGGCGCTTCCCGCGGCATCCGCATCCCTGGCCTGGAAGCCAAGGCCGAAGAAGCCGGCCTGCCCATCATCGGCCGGGTAGCTGCCGGTGCGCCGATTCTTGCCGAACAGCACATCGAGCAATCCTGCAACATCAACCCTGCCTTCTTCCACCCCCAAGCCGACTATTTGCTGCGCGTACACGGCATGAGCATGAAGGACGTCGGCATCTTCGACGGTGACCTGCTGGCTGTGCACACCTGCCGTGAGGCCCGCAACGGCCAGATCGTGGTGGCGCGTATCGGCGACGAAGTCACCGTCAAGCGCTTCAAGCGCGAAGGCAGCAAAGTCTGGCTGCTTGCCGAAAACCCCGAATTCGCCCCCATCGAAGTCGACCTGAAAGAACAGGAACTGGTGATCGAGGGCTTGAGCGTCGGCGTCATTCGCCGCTGATCCAGGAGGCGTCATGCAGCAGTTCATTCACGCACCCGAGCAAGCCCAGTTGCCCCTGTTCGAAGCATTCCTCGCACAGCCCGTACTGCCAGGCCTGAAAGCCAGGGAGCCAGCGCGCAAGAGCAGCCAGCCCGAACTGTTCAGCGAACTGTCGCTGCGCGGCACCCCTGGCCACTGCCAAAGCCTGCTGGCACCGGTGCTGCGCGAGCTGAGCGAAGAGGACGAGGCCCGCTGGCTGACCCTGATCGCCCCGCCGCCAAGCCTGACCCAGGCCTGGCTGCGCGATGCCGGGCTCAACCGTGAACGTATTCTGCTGCTGCAACCCCGCAGCAATCAAAGCGCGCTGCAGCTGGCCTGTGAGGCCTTGCGCCTGGGCCTCAGCCACACCGTGGTGAGCTGGCTGGGCAACGTCAACGCCACTGCACGCCAGCAACTGCTACGTGCAGCCAGTGCCGGAAACGCACAAAGCCTGAACATCCGCCTCGGCTGATGTTCAGGCTTTGCCTGTCACTTCAAATAGCCTGATACGCTGCTGCACACTCAGTGCAGCACACGCGGCCCTTCATCACGCTCAAGCTCGCCATCCATCAGGCGACCAGCCATCTGCACGCCCACACTGAGCATGGCCTTGGCCACTTCCACATGCTGACCCTGCAGGAACACCTTGGCGTCTTCCGAGAAATCCAGGGTTACCAGAGAGCCCTCATCCTCGGCGCGACGAAGTTCGATGCGGCCATCAGGCAACTCGACAATTTCCAGAAAAGACGTAGACATAAATGGCAGTTCTCCGCGAAAGGCGATTATTGTACCAGCCGTTGCGGCTATCAGCACTCACTCAACGCGTCACGGAAACGTCTCACCAAACTTTTGAGGTCATTTCGCCAGCTTTCCAGCTCGGCACGCGACAGCGCTGGATGCTCAGGCTCATCAAGATTGACGGCTTGAATCAATGGCTGGGTAACGTCGGTTTTCGGCGCTTTTCTGGCGACCGGTGGTCGGAACAAATCGGCATAAGCACCGAGCATTTGCGCCAGCCAGGTTTCACGCTGGCGGGCCAGTTCCAGCAACTCGGCCACTTCCGGGATGGTTATACCATTAAGGGCATCGTCGGCCAGGGCCTGCTCCACCGTTGCGACAACCGGAAGGCGGTAGAAGCCCCCGATTTCATGGCACAGCCCCAACAGAGCACCATACAGGTGGAACAGCGCCGACTCGCGTTCAGCCTGAACCAAGCCCTGGGCATTCATGGCCTGGCTTTGTTCAGCCTTGGCCATGGACTCGAGGGCGAGGCCGGCGAAGAACAGTTTCTGGTTGGTGCGGGTGTAGAGTTCCTGGGCCATTTCAGTGCCCTCCCATAAGGCTACAAGGCGGATATCTGCATCATAAATGATTGGGGCCGCTTTGCGCCCTTCGCGGGCTTGCCCGCTCCCACCAGTACAGCGCCACATTCAAGGGCGGCGCGATACCTGTGGGAGCGGGCAGGCCCGCGAAGGGCGCAAAGCGGCCCCACATTACAGCACCGATGGATCAGCGCTTGTCTTCAACCTTCCAGGCATTGCCGTCGTAGAACGCCTTCCAACCGGTCGGCTTGCCATCGACCTCGGACTGTACGTACTGCTCCTTGGTCTTGCGGCTATAGCGGATCACCGCCGGGCGGCCATCCGGGTCTTTCTGCGGTGCATCGCACAGGAAGTGGTACTTCGGGTCGATCTCATGCTTGTGCGGCACAATCTCCAGCACCAGCGGCGCGCGGGTTTCGCGGTTCTTGGGGAACTGGCTGGCTGCCAGGAACAGCCCCGAAGCACCGTCGCGCAGCACGTAGGTATCGTCTACCTTCTCGCACTTGAGCTCCGGCATGTCTACCTTGTCCATCTTCGGCGGCGCCGCCTCGCCGCTCTTGAGCAGCTTGCGGGTGTTCTTGCACGCCGGGTTGGTGCAGCCGAAGAACTTGCCGAAACGGCCAGTCTTCAACTGCATCTCGCTACCGCACTTGTCGCACTCCAGGCTCGGCCCTTCGTAGCCCTTGATGCGGTAGTTGCCTTCCTCGATCTCGTAACCTACACAGTCCGGGTTGTTACCGCAGATGTGCAGCTTGTGCTTCTCGTCCAGCAGGTAGGCGTCCATCGCCGTGGCGCAGATCGGGCAACGGTGCTTGCCCAGCAGTACGCGCGATTCCGACTCGCCCTCGTCGTCAGCGGCAATCTCGTCGCCCGGCACCAGGTTGACGGTAGCCTTGCAGCGCTCTTTCGGCGGCAGGCTGTAGCCAGAGCAACCCAGGAACACTCCTGTAGAGGCGGTGCGAATCATCATCGGCCGGCCACATTCCTTGCACGGAATGTTGGTCATGGTCGGCTGGTTGGCGCGCATGCCGTCTTCGCTGGACTCGGCAGTCTGCAGCTTTTTGCTGAAGTCGCCGTAGAACTCGTCGAGCACGTTCTTCCAGTCACGCTCGCCCTGGGCCACGTCGTCGAGGTTCTCTTCCATGACGGCGGTAAAGCCGTAGTCCATCAGGTTGGAGAAGCTCTCCGACAGGCGCTCGGTGACGATGTCGCCCATCTTCTCGGAGTAGAAGCGGCGGTTGTGCAGCGTCACATAGCCACGGTCCTGGATGGTGGAAATGATCGCCGCGTAGGTCGATGGGCGACCAATGCCGCGCTTTTCCATTTCCTTGACCAGGCTGGCTTCGGTGAAGCGCGCCGGTGGCTTGGTGAAGTGCTGGCTCGGGTCGATCTGAATCAGTTTAAGCGCTTCGCCCTGAACCATTTCTGGCAGCACGTCGTCTTCGCCCGGCTTGCTCTGCTGGGGCAGCACACGGGTGTAGCCGTCGAACTTGAGGATGCGGCCCTTGGCACGCAGCTCGAAATCGCCAGCAGCGACGGTGACGCTGGTGGACAGGTACTGCGCTGGCGGCATCTGGCAAGCCAGGAACTGGCGCCAGATCAGCTCGTACAGGCGCTCAGCATCACGCTCCATGCCACTGAGCTTGGTCGGATGGGTATTCACGTCAGAAGGTCGAATCGCTTCGTGCGCCTCCTGGGCGCCCTCCTTGCTGCCGTAAACCAGTGGCGCCTCCGGCAGGTACTGCTTGCCGAACTCCCGCTCGATGTAGCTGCGTGCCATATCCAGGGCGTCAGCCGACAGGTTGGTCGAGTCGGTACGCATGTAGGTGATGTAACCGGCTTCGTACAAGCGCTGGGCCATCATCATGGTTTTCTTCACACCGAAGCCCAGACGGTTACTGGCCGCTTGCTGCAAGGTGGAAGTAATGAACGGTGCCGATGGCTTGCTGCTGGTCGGGCGGTCTTCGCGCTTGACCACGCTGTAGCTGGAAGCCTTGAGCTTTTCCAGCGCAGCCATGGCCTGAGCTTCATTCAGCGGCTTGAAGGCCTCGCCCTTTTCGCGCGCCACCTCGAAACGCACCTTGGCGTTCTTGGCGGTGCCGAGGTCGGCGTGGATTTCCCAGTACTCTTCCGGGATGAACGCGCGGATCTCACGCTCACGCTCCACCACCAGCTTTACCGCTACCGACTGCACACGGCCAGCGGACAGGCCGCGAGCAATCTTGGCCCACAGCAATGGCGAAACCATGTAACCGACCACGCGGTCGAGGAAACGCCGCGCCTGTTGGGCGTTGACCCGGTCGATGTCCAGCTCGCCCGGCTGCGAGAAGGCCTCCTGAATGGCCTTCTTGGTAATTTCGTTGAACACCACGCGCTTGTAGCGGGTGTCGTCACCCCCGATGGCCTCGCGCAGGTGCCAGGCAATGGCTTCCCCTTCGCGGTCCAAGTCGGTTGCGAGATAGATGGTGTCGGCATCCTTGGCCAGGCGGCGCAGCTCTTCGATCACCTTTTCCTTGCCAGGCAGGATCTCGTACTTGGCCTTCCAGCCATGGTCGGGGTCGACGCCCATGCGCGCCACCAGCTGGCGGCGGGCCTTTTCTTTCGGCGAAAGCGCCGGCGCCTCACCCGCAGCCTTGCCACGCTTGGCGGCCGGCTCTTTGCTCGCGCTGGCCGAACCGCTGGTGGGGAGGTCTCGGATATGGCCGATACTCGACTTCACCACGTACTGGTTGCCCAGGTACTTGTTGATGGTCTTGGCCTTGGCCGGGGATTCCACAATGACCAGCGATTTGCCCATGGATCGGAGTATTCCTGAATCTGAAGATAAAAAACGCGCCAAGTGCCAGACGCGGCACCGCTATATATAGTGGCAAAAGTGTGAGGTCAAGCTCGGACGATCAGTCGTGCGACTTGCCCAGCAACCCGGGCAGCCCCTCTTCGGCCTTGACCAAAGCAAAGCGTGGCACCTGCTCGCCGTCAACTTCTACGGACTCCTCGAACATCGAAAGGGGGCGTACCCAGAAGCTGTAATCACCATACAGGCATTGGTAGAACACCATCCACTCTTCAGTTTCGGAGTGCCGCGCAACACTGAAGACACGGTACTCAGGCCCTTTGTAATGCCGGTATACGCCTGGTTGTATCTGCATGTTGCACACCTCCTGAATAAAACCTGAAAAAAACAAAACCGGGGCACAAGGCCCCGGTTGCTGTCCCGCTACGCGATCAGACGCGTTCGAAGACAGTGGTGATACCTTGGCCCAGGCCGACGCACATGGTCGCAACACCCAGAGTACCGCCATTTTGCTTCATGACGTTGAGCAGGGTGCCGGAAATCCGCGCCCCGGAGCAACCGAACGGGTGGCCCAAGGCAATCGCGCCGCCGTGC from Pseudomonas putida encodes the following:
- a CDS encoding DUF1653 domain-containing protein: MQIQPGVYRHYKGPEYRVFSVARHSETEEWMVFYQCLYGDYSFWVRPLSMFEESVEVDGEQVPRFALVKAEEGLPGLLGKSHD
- the topA gene encoding type I DNA topoisomerase, with protein sequence MGKSLVIVESPAKAKTINKYLGNQYVVKSSIGHIRDLPTSGSASASKEPAAKRGKAAGEAPALSPKEKARRQLVARMGVDPDHGWKAKYEILPGKEKVIEELRRLAKDADTIYLATDLDREGEAIAWHLREAIGGDDTRYKRVVFNEITKKAIQEAFSQPGELDIDRVNAQQARRFLDRVVGYMVSPLLWAKIARGLSAGRVQSVAVKLVVEREREIRAFIPEEYWEIHADLGTAKNAKVRFEVAREKGEAFKPLNEAQAMAALEKLKASSYSVVKREDRPTSSKPSAPFITSTLQQAASNRLGFGVKKTMMMAQRLYEAGYITYMRTDSTNLSADALDMARSYIEREFGKQYLPEAPLVYGSKEGAQEAHEAIRPSDVNTHPTKLSGMERDAERLYELIWRQFLACQMPPAQYLSTSVTVAAGDFELRAKGRILKFDGYTRVLPQQSKPGEDDVLPEMVQGEALKLIQIDPSQHFTKPPARFTEASLVKEMEKRGIGRPSTYAAIISTIQDRGYVTLHNRRFYSEKMGDIVTERLSESFSNLMDYGFTAVMEENLDDVAQGERDWKNVLDEFYGDFSKKLQTAESSEDGMRANQPTMTNIPCKECGRPMMIRTASTGVFLGCSGYSLPPKERCKATVNLVPGDEIAADDEGESESRVLLGKHRCPICATAMDAYLLDEKHKLHICGNNPDCVGYEIEEGNYRIKGYEGPSLECDKCGSEMQLKTGRFGKFFGCTNPACKNTRKLLKSGEAAPPKMDKVDMPELKCEKVDDTYVLRDGASGLFLAASQFPKNRETRAPLVLEIVPHKHEIDPKYHFLCDAPQKDPDGRPAVIRYSRKTKEQYVQSEVDGKPTGWKAFYDGNAWKVEDKR
- a CDS encoding PasA protein, translated to MAQELYTRTNQKLFFAGLALESMAKAEQSQAMNAQGLVQAERESALFHLYGALLGLCHEIGGFYRLPVVATVEQALADDALNGITIPEVAELLELARQRETWLAQMLGAYADLFRPPVARKAPKTDVTQPLIQAVNLDEPEHPALSRAELESWRNDLKSLVRRFRDALSEC
- the lexA gene encoding transcriptional repressor LexA, translated to MLKLTPRQAEILAFIKRCLEDNGFPPTRAEIAQELGFKSPNAAEEHLKALARKGAIEMTPGASRGIRIPGLEAKAEEAGLPIIGRVAAGAPILAEQHIEQSCNINPAFFHPQADYLLRVHGMSMKDVGIFDGDLLAVHTCREARNGQIVVARIGDEVTVKRFKREGSKVWLLAENPEFAPIEVDLKEQELVIEGLSVGVIRR
- a CDS encoding helicase SNF2 yields the protein MKHDAAEMVNAYPNWIQSFSKAALQRGERYAEEGRAELEGVYGQTITANCQGSGNNHYRQRIELHVAGGRCHVRGECDCPVRQNCKHCAAVLFCVSDRFSSSGGMQANPGTLSAELQHWLSGLEQAPPKTDATEDKRGRMVCYQLQLTDDAGCALLVRKGTRTEDGIRFSRVQSLYDFLYEPPRFVTDEDIRILRLLSALNQGGGQDRGYKLKGHEGGELFQRALETGRMFFDTDFPPLHEGPVRHAEFRWVRLDNGNYRGRWYSGEEMLRRVIPLLPLYYLNLPTREVGKVEHSLDPHVAVQLTIAPDVPEHLVVPLSHKLNALSHKVPTPTQVQEQLLDNIQPKPLLALGSLEYTAYMPKTGRMQRQMQHRAALAFDYDGLQASGTDEKPLTRLAGSTSQHIRRQTQAEQALRQMLRDFGFKPATRQSKALPDSAGEMHQLPDDEAWLRFAREGLPRLREAGWDIDIHRDFAFNLQEVDDWYATIDEAPGHEWFDLELGIVVDGQRHSLLPIVLHLLRSSPELLRPSELARRSDDEHLLIDLNRGRPDAPALRVALPYGRIKAVMGTLGELYLHEDTAGPSLRMERADAARLNEIEGLPLHWEGGEHVRDLGRRLRDARDLQVEPPTGLQASLRPYQQQGLNWLQALREMGTGGILGDDMGLGKTLQTLAHLLLEKQSGRLSTPALAVMPTSLIPNWLDEAQRFAPGLRVLALHGPGRSKHFSKLHEYDLVLTTYALIPRDLEQLRPQAWHMLILDEAQNIKSSSSKAALAVCELQAGQRLCLTGTPMENNLGELWSIFHFLMPGWLGDLKRFNQDYRNPIERHGDSERMAHLASRIRPFLLRRTKEQVATELPAKTEMVHWVELSDAQRDTYEAVRVAMDQKVRDEIARNGAARSQIVILDALLKLRQVCCDLRLVKGVESKGNQADKGKLGALLEMLEELLSEGRRVLLFSQFTSMLALIEQELEKRKIRYSLLTGDTRDRRTPVQQFQQGNSEVFLISLKAGGVGLNLTAADTVIHFDPWWNPASENQATDRAYRIGQDKPVFVFKLITRGTVEEKIQLLQQEKAALAASLLDGGQAGQWRLGDEEIEALFAPLPGKRGR
- a CDS encoding TetR family transcriptional regulator, producing MAQSETVERILDAAEQLFAERGFAETSLRLITSKAGVNLAAVNYHFGSKKALIQAVFSRFLGPFCASLERELERRQAKPEHKPSLEELLEMLVEQALAVQPRSNNDLSIFMRLLGLAFSQSQGHLRRYLEDMYGKVFRRYMLLVNEAAPRIPPLELFWRVHFMLGAAAFSMSGIKALRAIAETDFGINTSIEQVMRLMVPFLAAGMRADSGVTDEAMATAQLRPRTKTSSATAKA
- a CDS encoding CDP-glycerol--UDP-pyrophosphoryl-N-acetylglucosaminyl-N-acetylmannosamine glycerophosphotransferase, with the protein product MQQFIHAPEQAQLPLFEAFLAQPVLPGLKAREPARKSSQPELFSELSLRGTPGHCQSLLAPVLRELSEEDEARWLTLIAPPPSLTQAWLRDAGLNRERILLLQPRSNQSALQLACEALRLGLSHTVVSWLGNVNATARQQLLRAASAGNAQSLNIRLG
- the nagZ gene encoding beta-N-acetylhexosaminidase gives rise to the protein MTVSLQGSLMVDIAGKWLTAEDRQLLRQPEVAGLIIFARNIDSPRQVRELCASIRAIRPELILAVDQEGGRVQRLRQGFVRLPAMRALADNDNAEYLAEQCGWLMATEVLAVGLDLSFAPVLDLDHQRSAVVGSRAFEGDPLRATRLAGAFIRGMNAAGMAACGKHFPGHGWAEADSHVAIPTDERSLEQLRQADLVPFTRLSGQLAAVMPAHVIYPQVDNQPAGFSRRWLQDILRGELGFDGVIFSDDLSMAGAHVVGDAASRIEAALSAGCDMGLVCNDRAAAELALSAAQRMKVKPSPRIARMRGQGFARTDYRQQPRWLEALGALKEAQLVD